The Chloroflexota bacterium genome includes the window AGACCGGCGAGCGTGCTTTTGCCGGAGCTGGGCAGCCCCGTGAGCCAGACTGTAAATCCCTTGTTGGACACAGGCATACTCCTTCTGCAATTGGGGCGCATCATGGGCTGAGGGAATGCCGCGGGGGGCCGAGGGCCTGCGGTGCGCGTGAATGCTTAGTGGGTACACATTGCGTGTCCATTATGGTACACGTTCGCAACATACGCAAACCGCATACTCCATGCGGGATAACGGGTCTCAGTGTGACTTCCTCCCCGCCACCCTGACACGGCGTGCTTGTGCGTAAGCTCGGCGCCTCGACACACTGACCTTCGCACCCCTGAAATCTGTGACGGAGGTCGACACCCATGACGTTATCGCTACCGCAGCAGCTTGAACAACGCGACGCGGCCCGGATGCGGGCATACCAGGAGAACCTGTCCTTCTACTCGGGCGCGCACTGGCCGGGGTCTCCCCGGCGGCGCGAGCGGCGACTCACCTTCAACTACGTGCGCACCTTCGCCCACAAGGTCACCGCGGCGCTCCTCGCCGGGCTGCACGTCGCCGTCGAGCCGTCGGACGACTCCGCGGAGGCCGAGGAGCGAGCCGCCGCTGCCCGGCGCGTCCTGCTCGGCGTCGCCGAGGCCAACGACCTGCAAGAGCTGGACTTTGAGACGGAGCTGGACGCGGCCGTGCTCGGCGACGGCTGTTACAAGGTCACGTGGGAGCCCTCGACATCCGCGGGCGTCGGCCCCGGTGTGCGCATTACGTCGCCGGACGTGCAGGGCCTCTTCGCGTGGTGGGTGGGGGACGACGTCTCGAGGGTGTGGCGCGTCGCCAGCCGCTACAGGCTCACGGCGGAGGAGACGGAGATCCTTTACGGCGTCACGCCCCCGGGGTCCGAGGCCGTCGTGGTGGAGGCGTGGACGGCGGAGCGCTTCAGCCTGTGGGTGGGCAACGCCCTGGAGGAGGAGCGCCCCAACCCCTACGGCTTCATCCCCTACGTCGTCTTTCCCAACCTGCGCGAGCCCAAGCAGTTCTGGGGCAGCGCGGACATCACCGCCCTCATGGAGCCGCAGCGGGAGATCAACCGCGCCTTCTCGCAGCTCTCGACCATCCTGGAGCTGTCGGGCAATCCCATCGCCGTGCTGGAGGGGGTGGAGGAGTCGCAGGACATCGCGGTGCAGCCGGGCGCGGTGTGGGAGGTGCCGGAGCGGGCGCGCGCCTACCTGCTGGACCTGCTGCAGGGCGGCGGCGTCCGGCTGCACACGGAGTACATCGAGCTGCTCTACCGCGTGCTCCACGACCTCTCAGAGACGCCGCGGACGGCCTTCGGCGACAGCGGGCGCGACCTGTCCGGGGTGGCGTTGGAGATGGAGCTGTACCCGATGGTGCAGCGGGTGGCCCGCAAGCGGCTGCTGCGCAACAGCGTGTACCGGCAGCGGGCGGAGATGGCGCTGCGCATCCACCAGCAGCGGACGGGCGAGGTGTGCTGGCCCGTCCGGCTGCGCACGACGTGGGGCACGGCGCTGCCGCAGGACCGCGACAGGCTGGTGCAGCAGGAGGAGCGCATGGTCAACGCCGGCCTGCAGAGCCGGCTGCGGGCGATGGCCAACTTGGGGGTTGCGGACCCGGAGGGAGAGTTGGCGCGCGTTCGCGACGAGGAACAGTCGCGCTCCTCGGGCTCGGCGAACTGACGGCAAAAGCAGGGAAGCTCACGGCGTTTTGCCGGGAGCTTCCACCAGACCGCTTCTGCGAAAGAACCGCTGAGGCTTACGCCTCTGAGGCGGCGCGCATGGCCTCGATCAGCGCCTTGGGGCGGCGGCCCCTGCGCTTGATGATGCCGGCCACCTGCAGCGCGCGCAGGCCGTCCTCGACGGACATCGCCGGGTGGGTCTCGATGTCGAACACGTCAGTCCAGGGGTAGTTCGCCGCGAGCACCGGGCCCACGCTTTCCGCCTGGACGATGCTGATGACCTGGGGCGAACCCTGGACCCAGTATTCGGCCACGAGGCTCAGGCCGTTGGGCGCGCGCCACCGCGCCCGGCGCTGGGAAACCTGGTCAATTTGCTGCCGCGTCAAGTGCGCCTTGAGCGTCATCAGGTTGACAAAGAGCATGTTGCCTCCTCCTATTCCCCGCAACTGGAACGCAATCTATTCGGTGATTTATCGTCATAGCTGTCACACATGAGCCTTTTTCAGGGGCAGAGGATATACCATAACCGGAACAAAGTCGATACTTTCTCTGCGTGGATTACTTGAGGTGCAGCGTACATTTAATCGTGTAGCAATCCTTCTCAACACGATCGCCAATATAATGTACGCAAGAATCATGCGAAAGCCCCGGCGGACAGCCGGGGCTTTCAATCAAGAGTGTGTCTGTATTGTTCGCAAGTATACGATGAGCCTTACGAATCTCTATGGTCAATTCCCGCGCTGAAGCCCCAGCATGATCTTTTCCTGCGGCGTCAGGTTGGCCAGGTCTGCGCCCCGGCGCGCCGGGGCGCCCGCCGGCACCCGCTCCTGCGCCGCCCGCTCGGCGTCGCGGGCGGCTTTTTCGACGGCCCGGAGCCGCAGCTGCTCTACGAGCGCCGAGGCCCGCTCGTAGGATGCCTCAAGCTCGGCGATGTTCTCACCGCCGACGAGCTCCGCGGGCACGTCCGGGTCTCGCTGCAGCAACAGCGCGCGGTAGGCTTCGTGGGCGTCTGTGAGCTGCGCCCGCAGCGCGGCGGCCAACTCGCTGTTGGCGGCCGCTTCCTCCCGCGCCTGCCCGGCCTGCCGCTCGAGCGCCTGCAGCCGCTCTTCCCCCACCGGCGTGTCGTCCGCGGGAGTGGCGTCGCCTGCCTCGACCTCCCCGGCCTCAGTCTGCGCCGGCTCGTCCACTGTGACGTCTTGGGCTTCCTGTTCAGGGTCCATGCTTCCTCCTCTGCCATTGTGTTTCGGACAGGGGAAGGGTGGCCGTGCGGCTACCTTACGCGCAAGGCGTGTGTGTCAGGGGTGTTGCGCCCGCTACG containing:
- a CDS encoding phage portal protein, whose protein sequence is MTLSLPQQLEQRDAARMRAYQENLSFYSGAHWPGSPRRRERRLTFNYVRTFAHKVTAALLAGLHVAVEPSDDSAEAEERAAAARRVLLGVAEANDLQELDFETELDAAVLGDGCYKVTWEPSTSAGVGPGVRITSPDVQGLFAWWVGDDVSRVWRVASRYRLTAEETEILYGVTPPGSEAVVVEAWTAERFSLWVGNALEEERPNPYGFIPYVVFPNLREPKQFWGSADITALMEPQREINRAFSQLSTILELSGNPIAVLEGVEESQDIAVQPGAVWEVPERARAYLLDLLQGGGVRLHTEYIELLYRVLHDLSETPRTAFGDSGRDLSGVALEMELYPMVQRVARKRLLRNSVYRQRAEMALRIHQQRTGEVCWPVRLRTTWGTALPQDRDRLVQQEERMVNAGLQSRLRAMANLGVADPEGELARVRDEEQSRSSGSAN